The following coding sequences lie in one Sorghum bicolor cultivar BTx623 chromosome 6, Sorghum_bicolor_NCBIv3, whole genome shotgun sequence genomic window:
- the LOC8072961 gene encoding CEN-like protein 1, producing MSRVLEPLVVGKVIGEVIDNFNPTVKMTVTYGSNNQVFNGHEFFPSAVLSKPRVEVQGDDMRSFFTLVMTDPDVPGPSDPYLREHLHWIVTDIPGTTDASFGTELAMYESPKPYIGIHRFVFVLFKQKSRQSVRPPSSRDYFSTRRFAADNDLGLPVAAVYFNAQRETAARRR from the exons ATGTCTAGGGTGTTGGAACCTCTAGTCGTCGGCAAGGTGATTGGGGAagtcatcgacaacttcaaccCCACGGTGAAGATGACGGTTACCTACGGCTCCAACAACCAGGTGTTCAACGGCCATGAGTTCTTTCCGTCTGCGGTTCTGTCCAAGCCGCGCGTGGAGGTTCAGGGCGACGACATGAGGTCCTTCTTCACGCTG GTCATGACTGACCCAGATGTGCCAGGGCCTAGTGATCCATACCTGAGAGAGCATCTCCATTG GATCGTCACTGACATTCCTGGAACAACTGATGCTTCTTTTG GAACGGAGTTGGCGATGTACGAGAGCCCCAAACCCTACATCGGCATCCACAGGTTCGTCTTCGTGCTGTTCAAGCAGAAGAGCCGCCAGTCGGTGCGCCCGCCCTCGTCCAGGGACTACTTCAGCACCCGCCGCTTTGCCGCCGACAACGATCTCGGCCTCCCAGTCGCTGCCGTCTACTTCAACGCGCAGCGGGAGaccgccgcgcgccgccgctGA